One Companilactobacillus heilongjiangensis genomic window, AAGAAATATTGAAAAACTCCCAAGTAATCAAAAAAGAGTTTACTAATGACGGTTCTTTGATCAGTGCTAATTTAAGCCCTGAAGAATTAGAAAGATTTAATAAATACATCCAAACAGAGGTATCTGATTAAGCAGATATCTCTGTTTTTCTTTGCAATTTAGTCCATATTGTATTATTATTTTATAAACATTAGAATTTTTCTAATTAAGGGTATTCACTTTTAATATTCATTAGTGTATTCTAAGAATAATTATTTTAGGGAGGATGAACAATGAATTTCAAGAAGAAGTATTTCCTTGCATTGTTACCGATATTTCTATTTGCATTAGTTCTGAGCGGGTGTGGTAACTCGACAGAAAAAGATAATAAAAATACACTTTCAATCAGTTCCAGTGATGTTATCGCAACAATGGATTCATCAATGAACACTGATGTTATCGGTGCTCAAGGCTTAACAGACACTATGGAGGGGCTATATCGTTTCGATGGTGGTACATTAAAACCTGCTATTGCTAAGAGTATTGTTAAACCAACTAACAATGGTAAAACTTACACTTATCATTTGAAGAAAACTGTTTGGTCAAACGGCAAACCTGTCCGTGCTCAAGATTTCGTTTACGCATGGCGCAGAACCGTTGATCCAAAGACAGCCTCACAATATGCTTATATTTACTCAGGTATCAAAAATGCCGATGCTATCAACTCTGGTAAGAAACCAGTTAATACTTTAGGTATTAAGGCATTGGACGATTATACATTACAAATTACGCTAGAAAACGCAATTCCATACTTCAATACATTGATGGCTAGTTCAACATTCTTCCCACAATACAAACCGGCAGTTGAGAAAGCTGGTAAGCAATATGGTTTGAAGAGTAAAGGTATGGTCTTCAACGGACCATTCAAGCTAGTTAACTGGACTGTTTCAAACAACAGTTGGACTGAAGTTAAGAACGACAAGTATTGGAATGCTAAGATTGTTAAACTTGATAAAGTTAAATACTACGTTGTTAAGGATAACAATACTGGTTTGAACTTATACGATGCTAACCGTATCAACCGTCTACAAAAGATCAGTGGTGATACAGCTCGTCAAGTTTCAAATTACAAGACTTTCTCCAACGATAAACTTGCTGCAACGTTCTACTTCGAATTGAATCAAAAGAAATATCCTTTCTTTAGAAACAAAAAGATTAGACAAGCTATTTCAATGTCAATTAACCGTAAACAATTAACTGATAACGTTCTTGGTAAGACTGCTGGTGTTGATAATACCGTTGTCCCAGCTGGAATGTCATTTAACCCAGAAACTAAGAAAGACTTTACTAAAGAAGCAGCTTTGAAAGCTCCCGGTAAATATTCAGAATACAATCCTAAACTTGCTAGAAAACTCTGGAAAGAAGGATTGAAAGAAACTGGTCAAAAGAACCTTAACTTCACTATTTTAGGTGACGATACTGATGGTGCTAAGAAACAAAACGAGTATCTACAAGGTCAACTTGAAAAGAACTTGCCTGGATTAAACATTTCCTTACAAAACGTTCCATTCAAATCACGTCTTAACAAATCTATGACTGGTGACTTCGATATCGTTGTTACAGCCTGGAATGCCGATTTCCCAGACCCTGTTACATTCCTTGACTTGTTTACAACAAATAACCCTCAAAATGATGGTAAGTATTCAAACAAAGAATACGATGCTTTAATCAAGAAGAGTAAGACAACTGACGCTACTGATCCTGAAGCTAGATGGCAAGACTTGTTACAAGCAGCTGCACTTTTGACTGAAGATCAAGGCGCTGTTCCGCTATACCAAACTTACCAAGCTAACTTAACTAGAGAAAACGTTAAGAACTACAGAATTACACCAAACGGTAGTTACAACCTTGCCACTGTTTACAAAAAATAATTAGGAGTTAGGGAGATTAAAGATGGCTAAATATATTCTCAAAAGAATTTTCTACCTGTTTTTGACCCTTTTCATTATTGCAACTTTGACATTCTTCTTAATGAAGATGCTTCCTGGTACACCGTTCTCTAACCAGAACCGTATGTCGCCGGATCAGCTGAAAATTGTTAAAGCTCAATATGGTTTGGATCAATCAGTCTTTGTCCAATATCTACGTTATATGGGTGGTTTGCTTCAAGGTAACCTTGGAACATCATTCCAATTCAACAATGAACCTGTTACAGCTTTAATCGGTCAACGTCTTGCTCCATCAATGCAAATTGGTGCACAAGCTATGATCGTTGGTACAGTCCTTGGTATTTTACTAGGTGCTGTTGCCGCTATTCGTAAAAACACATGGGTTGATACACTTGCTACATTCATTTCAATCTTAGGTCTATCAATTCCATCATTCGTTTTAGCCGTACTACTACAATTCTACTTAGCCTACAAATGGCACATCTACCCAGTTGCTCTTTGGGACAACTTCCAATCAAGTGTGTTGCCAACACTAGCTCTAGCAGCCTTACCATTAGGTAACGTTGCCAGATTTATGAGAACTGAAATGGTCGATGTTATGAGTAGTGATTATATTGAATTAGCCAAATCAAAAGGTAATTCAGCTTGGAAAGTTGTTACAAAGCATGCGCTTCGTAATTCTTTAATCCCAGTTGTTACAATCATCGGACCTATGGCCGTATCTGTTATGACTGGTTCAATGGTTGTTGAGAACATCTTCTCAATCCCTGGTATCGGTGAACAATTCGTTAAATCAATTACAACAAATGACTACCCTACAATCATGGGACTTACAATTTTCTATTCATTCCTATTGGTTGTTATCATCTTGATTGTCGATATTCTTTACGGATTTATCGATCCAAGAATTAGATTAGGAAACGGAGGTAAAGAATAATATGGAACAAATTCCAGACATTCCAAAGGAAAAATTCAAATTAGTTCATGACGAGAATAATAATGAACAAGAAAAGATTGGTACACCTTCTCTAACATACTTACAAGATGTTCGTCGTCGCTTGTTCTCAAATAAAGTCGCTGTTGTTTGTTTAACACTACTTTCAATTATCGTCTTGATTTCAATCTTTGCCCCATTAGTTGCACCTCACAATCCTAATGCTCAAGAAGTTACCTTATCTAACTTGCCTCCTAAACTAGGAAACTTAAACATCCCTGGATTCAATGGTTACCAAAACATGGGTGGTAAGATGGTCGATGCTTACAAACAAGCTGGCGCACCTAAGAACGCTTTCTATCTATTAGGTACTGACTATCTTGGTCGTGACCTATTATCAAGAATCATTTATGGTACTCGTCTTTCACTTGTTGTTGCTATCTTGGCTACACTAGTTGATTTAATCATCGGTGTTCCTTACGGTATCGTTTCAGGTTGGAAAGGCGGCAGAACTGATACAATTATGCAACGTATCGTTGAAATCGTATCTTCTGTTCCTAACTTGATTGTTGTTATCTTGATGATGATCATCTTAAAACCAGGTCTAGGTTCAATCGTTATTGCTATTGCCATCACTGGTTGGGTTACAATGGCGCGTCTGATTCGTGCTCAAACCTTCCAATTGAAGGAACAAGAATATATCTTAGCTGCCAGAACGCTTGGCGAGTCATCAACTAAGATTGCTACAAAGCACTTGATTCCTAACTTGTCTTCAACAATTATTATTCAAACAATGTTTACAATTCCGAATGCCATTTTCTTCGAAGCTTTCCTAAGTTTCATTGGTATTGGTATTCCCGCACCAAACGCATCATTAGGTACACTTTTATCAGATGGTCAAAAAGCCTTCAGATTCTTGCCATACCAAATGTGGGCTCCTGCTATTATCTTGAGTATTATCATGATTGCCACTAACCTACTTGGTGATGGTCTACGTGATGCCTTTGACCCACAATCATCTGATCATTAACTAAGGAGAAATCGAAATGGATAAAATTCTAGAAGTAAAAGATTTACATGTCGACTTTGATACCTATAACGGTACCGTCCATGCAATTCGTGGTGTTAACTTCCATTTAAACGCCGGTGAAACCTTAGCTATTGTTGGTGAATCTGGTTCTGGTAAGTCCATCACAGTTCGTTCAATCTTACAATTGTTGGCTTCAAATGCCACTATTTCTAAAGGTGAAATCCTCTATCATGGGGACGACCTTTTACAAAAAAGTGAAAAGGAAATGGATAAACTTCGTGGAAACAAAATTTCCATGATTTTCCAAGATCCTATGACTTCACTCGATCCTACAATGACAATTGGGAAACAAGTTGCTGAACCACTTTTGATTCACAACAACGTTTCTAAAAAGGATGCCATGAAGCGTGCTGAAGAAGTACTTCGTTTAGTTGGTATTCCTAATCCAGCTGCCAGAATGAAAGACTACCCTCACCAATTCTCTGGTGGTCAACGTCAACGTATCGTTATTGCGATTGCTATCGTTGATTACCCAGAAATTCTAATCGCCGATGAACCTACAACTGCTTTGGATGTTACTGTTCAAGCTGAAATCATTGACCTTTTGAGAGAATTACAACAAAAAATTGGTACTGCCATCATCTTCATCACCCATGATTTAGGTGTTGTTGCTGGTATTGCTGACCGTGTAGCTGTTATGTACGCTGGTCGTTTCGTTGAATATGGTTCTGTTGAAGATATTTTCTACAATCCTCAACATCCATACACATGGGGACTATTAGATTCAATGCCTACCCTTGATACCAACGAAAATGCCCGTTTGAACTCAATTCCTGGTACACCACCAAACTTATTGAATCCACCAAAGGGTGATGCTTTTGCACCACGTAACACATACGCTATGCAAATTGATGAAGAACAACAACCACCATTCTTTAAAGTTTCAAAGAACCACTACGCCGCTACTTGGTTGCTTCACCCCAATGCACCAAAGGTGACACCACCTGCAGCAATTCTCAATCGTTACAAAAAATTTGAACAGTTAGGAGGCAATGCTAAATAATGGCAGATGAAAGAGAAGTAATCGTATCCGTAAAAAATCTCAAACAATATTTCAACATTGGCAAACCTAACGAAGTCAAAGCTGTCGATGATGTTTCCTTCGATATTTATAAAGGTGAAACCTTTGGACTAGTTGGTGAATCTGGTTCTGGTAAGAGTACTACTGGACGTAGTATTATCAGACTTTACAATCCAACCGATGGTCACATCTTCTTCAATGGCCAAGATATTAGTAAAATCAAAGCGCATGGACCTAAGATGAAAGAATTCCGTCGTGAAATGCAGATGATTTTCCAAGATCCATATGCTTCATTGAATCCCAGAATGAAAGTTAAGGATATTATCGCTGAAGGCCTTGATGTCCACGGTTTGGTTAAGAATGAACAAGAACGTGATGCTAGAGTCCGTGAATTGCTCGACATGGTTAACTTGAACCCTGAACATATGACACGTTACCCTTATGAGTTCTCTGGTGGTCAACGCCAACGTATCGGTATTGCCCGTGCTTTGGCAGTTGATCCACAATTTATTATCGCCGATGAACCTATCTCAGCTCTTGATGTTTCTATCCAAGCGCAAGTTGTCAACTTGATGCAAGATATTCAAAAGAAACAAGGTTTGACTTACCTATTCATCGCCCATGACCTTTCCATGGTTAAATATATCAGTGACCGTATCGCTGTTATGTATCGTGGTAAGATCGTTGAGTTGGCAGATTCCAATGAGATTTACAACAATCCATTGCATGCCTACACTCAAAGTCTCCTATCTGCTATTCCAGTCCCTGATCCAGAGATTGAAAAGCAACGGACAAGAATTGACTTTGATCACAAGAGTCCTTTTAAGGATGATCAAAGATTACAAGAAGTACTACCTGGCCACTTCCTTTATTGCAGCAATGAAGAAGCAGCCACATATAAGAAATAGAACCGTGGCGATGCGTGCAGACATTGCCTGATTCTATTACGTCTGACAAAATCCAAATCCTATACCAAACAAATATTATTTTACATAAGAAAAGAGCTAGCCTTGCGGCTAGCTCTTTTTGTATTTGTCTCTTTCATAAGCTTTTCTTCCTTTTATTTTCATTTTGAAATTCTTCTATATATCGGGGGGGAGGGGATATATTTTGAAAAAATCGATTGGTTTTTAAATTTTAATTATCCTTTTAAAATGGTGCCTTCATAGTCATTTGAGTCACCTCTTCGTTTCTTGACTATGGTTATATAATAGCTGGAAAATATGAAGTAATCGTTTGGAAAGTTAGAAAGAAATAGTAAATAAATGTGAAGAAAGAATGTTGTTCTGATTGTTCACTGCCGCCAAGGGTTTAGAGGGAAATAAGCCTGCTGTGGGACCGGCTCGAGCCGAAGTGCGGTCTCGACCCTCGATTTTGAACTTCGAGAAGACCACTCGAATTTCAAAATACGTCCCGTGGAGTAAGAGCTAAAGCTCTAACTCCACTTTCACTGCTGGCTTTTTCCCTCTAAACCTTTGGCTATATTATTTTTTTGAAATTGATACTTTTGCTATATGTATTGAACTCACTTTTAATTCTTAGTTTAAAGATCAAAAGATTAGAACGTGGATACTCTGATTCCAGATTGAACCAGTCCATAATTCCGTATTTAATAATGAACTGATAAAAAATGACAATCCAGTAAAAATAACCTAGCTTTCTGGTGCATTTGATTTCACCCGTTGTGAAAGTGGATTTGAGACTTTAGTTCTTACCCCACTGGACGAGCTTTGAGACGCAATTTTTGGCTCAAACTGGTCCCAGAACGGTCGAAAATGGCGGCTAGCTCAAATAAAAAAAGCCTACATCCAGTAGACTTTTTATTTTTTGGATATTTACGGGGAATAAATATCGAATTGTTTTTAGGAAATTAACTTTATATCTATAGGGGGGAGATATTAAAGTTTCATTTATATGTTTTATAAGGGGATTAAACTTTTTAAAAATAGATTATTTATATAGGGGTTTATTTCTATTCATGTTGTGTGAGTTATTTAAGAAATTAATTTTTACGGGGTTTTTCCAATTTCATCAGGTCACTTCTTTCAAAGTAGATTCTTCTATATCTTTTTAAGGGGGGAGATATAATTTTTAATTTTTGTTTATAAGGGATTTCAATATTTTAAGGGGATTAAATTAATTCATGTTATTCATTTTGGAAATCGATTGTTTGTACATCCGGTCACCTCTTTGTTCCTTTGTTATTTGACTATGGTTATATAATAACGGGAAATTATGAATATATAGTTGCCAAAGTACGAAGGAATTGATAACAATGTATGAAGAATTTATGACTTTGCCGTCTCCAGAGAGGCGTAAGTATTCACCTGCTATGCGGACCGGGCCGAGCCACAGTGCGGTCTCGACCCTCGGTTTGAAGCCTTACCAAAGCCCGGTAAGTCTCCAAACTCGCCCGGTGGTGTAATGGCTAAAGCCATAACGCCACACCCACAGCGGGTGAATACTTACGCCTCTCTTCCAACTCTTTTTTTATCTGTTACCTTACTGGCTATATTCAAATTATTTGGAGCTTCCATCAACCATCTTTAATTCCTAACTAAAAAGCAATTATTTTATGCCCTTAAAAATTACTGTCCATTTGAATCTATCTCCCACAATATCCCCCCTTTCTTCTTTCAAAATCACTAACCTCAAATATCCCTTACATATCAAGGGCTTCGTCTCTTCTCGGGAATTACTAACTATTGAAATATCATCTATTTTTATCACCAAAAATAAACTAGCCTCCGCTTGCCAGTGATTTCAACCGCTGTGAAAGTGGAGTTAGAGCTTTAGCTCTAACTCCACAGGACGACTTTTGAGATTCGCGTACCTTGCGAAGCTCAAAATCGAGGGTCGAGACCGCCCTTTGGCTCGAGCCGGTCCCAGAGCGGTTGAAAATCACTGGCAAGCGGAGGCGGCATATATCCAACCAACCACCCCAAGACGTATTACCTGAATTACATTTAATTCTGATTTATACTTTAATTAATAAATTTGATAAAAAAGAATGAGGGGATTTGTTTATGAAATTAACTAAAGATCAAAAGGTCGATCTTAAAGCTGCTATTATCGCTGGAACGGCCGCTGGTATTATCTCTGGCTTTGTTAAATTGGGCTGGGAGAATGTCTTGCCTCCACGTACTCCTGAACGTGATGCTGTTAACCCTCCACAGACTTTGATGGAACAAGCGGGGATTCCTACCAAAATTACTCGTGGAACTTACACTTACTCTGATCACCAAATGCCTTGGGCTAGTTTTTTGATGCACTTTGGCTTTTCAACTTCATTTGCAATCATTTATGAAGTACTCTCAGAATACTCACCATTTATCAGAAAAGGCTCTGGTGCCATCTTTGGCCTTGCTATCTGGGTAGCTTTCCATATTGGAATTATGCCTATGATGAAGACTGTCCCTTCAGCAAAGGATCAACCTACTGAAGAACATATTTCTGAAGCTCTCGGTCATATCGCTTGGATGTGGACAAACGATATTGTTGGACGTGAACTTTATCGTCGTTTAACTACGCAAAAATAGATCTGTTCATAAAATATGAATAGATGGAAAACATCTTTAACTGAACGAATCAGTTATGGATTAAGCGATGCGGCAGACAATCTAGTCTTCCAAATGATGACTACTTATCTGCTTTTTTTCTACACTGACGTTTTCGGACTGACCGCTAATGAAGTGGCAATTCTCTTCGTTGTAGCCCGTACAGCTGACGTTTTTGAAAGTTTACTTATTGGAGTTATGATCGACAACACTCACTCTAAATGGGGTAAAAGTCGACCATTTTTCTTGTGGTATTCATTCCCTTACGTTATCTTCGCTATCCTAACTTTCGTTACTCCTAATTTCCTACCACACTCCGGGAAATTAATCTGGGCCTACGTCACTTACTTGGGTCTAGGCTTCTTCTACACTGCAGTTAACTTACCAATCACATCAATCTTGCCAACTATGACTGACAACGAGCAGGAAACCACCCTATTAGGCGTTATCAGACAGTTCTTCGGTAGCTCTGTCCAAATTATCGTGGCAGTCTTTACCATCCCTCTAGTAAGCTTATTTGGTAAGGGTGATCAACAAAAAGGTTTCTTAGGAACGATTATTCTCTTCGGATTCATTTCACTATTTTTGATTCTTAATACTTTCTTCCATGTTCGTGAACGTTATACGAATAAAGAAATCAGTCATCAGCCGCTTTCTTCCGTTTGGAAAATGTTACGGGCAAATAAACCTTGGATCGTTATTTCCATTGTTATCTTCCTGTATTGGCTCACCACTTCTATTAAGAATCAGACAACTATCTACTATTTCAAATATATTATTCACAATGAAGCACTCGTTTCACTAGCAAATAGTTTCACGCTGACGGCTTTAATCGGTGTGGTCGCAATCTATTTTGTTTCCGCTAAACTTGGTAAAAAGAATACGATGCTACTAGGCATTATCGTTGCTTTTATTGGCCAATTAATCATCACCTTCGCAGCTTATACAGAAAACTTACCTATTCTATTTACTGGTATCTTTATCAACTGTATCGGTGGCGGATTTATCATTGGACTCGTTTCCATCATGATTGCGGACACGATTCGCTACGGTACTGCCATGGGTATTCAAGCTGAAGGTGTCCTTGCTTCAACCGACGACTTCGGCGTTAACTTAGGACTGGGATTAGGTGGTTTAATTACCGCTGAATCTCTCCAAATATCCGGCTATGTTTCGAATAAAACTCAGACAGCACAAACTATTGCCGCTATTAATTTAAATTACGCATTAATTCCTTTAGTTTTATACGTCATCATGTTTTTA contains:
- a CDS encoding peptide ABC transporter substrate-binding protein, yielding MNFKKKYFLALLPIFLFALVLSGCGNSTEKDNKNTLSISSSDVIATMDSSMNTDVIGAQGLTDTMEGLYRFDGGTLKPAIAKSIVKPTNNGKTYTYHLKKTVWSNGKPVRAQDFVYAWRRTVDPKTASQYAYIYSGIKNADAINSGKKPVNTLGIKALDDYTLQITLENAIPYFNTLMASSTFFPQYKPAVEKAGKQYGLKSKGMVFNGPFKLVNWTVSNNSWTEVKNDKYWNAKIVKLDKVKYYVVKDNNTGLNLYDANRINRLQKISGDTARQVSNYKTFSNDKLAATFYFELNQKKYPFFRNKKIRQAISMSINRKQLTDNVLGKTAGVDNTVVPAGMSFNPETKKDFTKEAALKAPGKYSEYNPKLARKLWKEGLKETGQKNLNFTILGDDTDGAKKQNEYLQGQLEKNLPGLNISLQNVPFKSRLNKSMTGDFDIVVTAWNADFPDPVTFLDLFTTNNPQNDGKYSNKEYDALIKKSKTTDATDPEARWQDLLQAAALLTEDQGAVPLYQTYQANLTRENVKNYRITPNGSYNLATVYKK
- the opp3b gene encoding oligopeptide ABC transporter permease → MAKYILKRIFYLFLTLFIIATLTFFLMKMLPGTPFSNQNRMSPDQLKIVKAQYGLDQSVFVQYLRYMGGLLQGNLGTSFQFNNEPVTALIGQRLAPSMQIGAQAMIVGTVLGILLGAVAAIRKNTWVDTLATFISILGLSIPSFVLAVLLQFYLAYKWHIYPVALWDNFQSSVLPTLALAALPLGNVARFMRTEMVDVMSSDYIELAKSKGNSAWKVVTKHALRNSLIPVVTIIGPMAVSVMTGSMVVENIFSIPGIGEQFVKSITTNDYPTIMGLTIFYSFLLVVIILIVDILYGFIDPRIRLGNGGKE
- a CDS encoding ABC transporter permease codes for the protein MEQIPDIPKEKFKLVHDENNNEQEKIGTPSLTYLQDVRRRLFSNKVAVVCLTLLSIIVLISIFAPLVAPHNPNAQEVTLSNLPPKLGNLNIPGFNGYQNMGGKMVDAYKQAGAPKNAFYLLGTDYLGRDLLSRIIYGTRLSLVVAILATLVDLIIGVPYGIVSGWKGGRTDTIMQRIVEIVSSVPNLIVVILMMIILKPGLGSIVIAIAITGWVTMARLIRAQTFQLKEQEYILAARTLGESSTKIATKHLIPNLSSTIIIQTMFTIPNAIFFEAFLSFIGIGIPAPNASLGTLLSDGQKAFRFLPYQMWAPAIILSIIMIATNLLGDGLRDAFDPQSSDH
- a CDS encoding ABC transporter ATP-binding protein, which translates into the protein MDKILEVKDLHVDFDTYNGTVHAIRGVNFHLNAGETLAIVGESGSGKSITVRSILQLLASNATISKGEILYHGDDLLQKSEKEMDKLRGNKISMIFQDPMTSLDPTMTIGKQVAEPLLIHNNVSKKDAMKRAEEVLRLVGIPNPAARMKDYPHQFSGGQRQRIVIAIAIVDYPEILIADEPTTALDVTVQAEIIDLLRELQQKIGTAIIFITHDLGVVAGIADRVAVMYAGRFVEYGSVEDIFYNPQHPYTWGLLDSMPTLDTNENARLNSIPGTPPNLLNPPKGDAFAPRNTYAMQIDEEQQPPFFKVSKNHYAATWLLHPNAPKVTPPAAILNRYKKFEQLGGNAK
- a CDS encoding ABC transporter ATP-binding protein, with the translated sequence MADEREVIVSVKNLKQYFNIGKPNEVKAVDDVSFDIYKGETFGLVGESGSGKSTTGRSIIRLYNPTDGHIFFNGQDISKIKAHGPKMKEFRREMQMIFQDPYASLNPRMKVKDIIAEGLDVHGLVKNEQERDARVRELLDMVNLNPEHMTRYPYEFSGGQRQRIGIARALAVDPQFIIADEPISALDVSIQAQVVNLMQDIQKKQGLTYLFIAHDLSMVKYISDRIAVMYRGKIVELADSNEIYNNPLHAYTQSLLSAIPVPDPEIEKQRTRIDFDHKSPFKDDQRLQEVLPGHFLYCSNEEAATYKK
- a CDS encoding DUF1440 domain-containing protein; the protein is MKLTKDQKVDLKAAIIAGTAAGIISGFVKLGWENVLPPRTPERDAVNPPQTLMEQAGIPTKITRGTYTYSDHQMPWASFLMHFGFSTSFAIIYEVLSEYSPFIRKGSGAIFGLAIWVAFHIGIMPMMKTVPSAKDQPTEEHISEALGHIAWMWTNDIVGRELYRRLTTQK
- a CDS encoding MFS transporter, with translation MNRWKTSLTERISYGLSDAADNLVFQMMTTYLLFFYTDVFGLTANEVAILFVVARTADVFESLLIGVMIDNTHSKWGKSRPFFLWYSFPYVIFAILTFVTPNFLPHSGKLIWAYVTYLGLGFFYTAVNLPITSILPTMTDNEQETTLLGVIRQFFGSSVQIIVAVFTIPLVSLFGKGDQQKGFLGTIILFGFISLFLILNTFFHVRERYTNKEISHQPLSSVWKMLRANKPWIVISIVIFLYWLTTSIKNQTTIYYFKYIIHNEALVSLANSFTLTALIGVVAIYFVSAKLGKKNTMLLGIIVAFIGQLIITFAAYTENLPILFTGIFINCIGGGFIIGLVSIMIADTIRYGTAMGIQAEGVLASTDDFGVNLGLGLGGLITAESLQISGYVSNKTQTAQTIAAINLNYALIPLVLYVIMFLILLGYNETKIQQAIS